In Burkholderia sp. GAS332, one DNA window encodes the following:
- a CDS encoding NAD(P)-dependent dehydrogenase, short-chain alcohol dehydrogenase family, whose amino-acid sequence MDVYSENILSGRSAFIAGGTSGINLGIAKRLAQLGARVAVAGRNPDKAAAAAAEIGAGALGRSCDVRDFDATRAVLEDVATAFNGLDIVISGAAGNFMAPAFGISANGFRTVVDIDLNGTFNVFRASYELLNRPGASLIAITANQAVNATMMQAHACAAKAGINQLLRVLAMEWGPHGVRVNGISPGPIRGTEGMARLAPTDEAAAERAARVPLRRFGEAREVADSAVFLCTDAASYVTGTILNCDGGAGLGDSSNKNLVA is encoded by the coding sequence GTGGACGTTTATTCTGAGAACATTTTATCTGGACGCAGTGCGTTTATCGCCGGCGGCACTAGCGGAATTAACCTCGGCATCGCAAAGCGTCTTGCGCAGCTCGGCGCACGCGTAGCGGTGGCCGGTCGTAACCCGGATAAGGCTGCAGCTGCAGCTGCGGAGATCGGCGCAGGCGCGCTCGGCCGTTCGTGTGATGTCCGTGATTTCGACGCAACCAGAGCTGTCCTGGAAGATGTTGCGACCGCATTTAATGGGCTCGACATTGTGATTTCCGGGGCGGCGGGAAACTTCATGGCGCCGGCATTTGGGATTTCGGCTAACGGGTTTCGGACGGTTGTAGATATTGATCTTAACGGTACGTTCAACGTTTTCCGTGCGTCCTATGAGTTGTTGAACCGGCCTGGAGCTTCGCTGATTGCCATCACCGCCAATCAGGCGGTCAACGCCACCATGATGCAGGCACACGCCTGTGCCGCGAAAGCGGGGATAAACCAACTGTTGCGCGTGCTGGCTATGGAGTGGGGTCCGCATGGCGTTAGGGTGAACGGCATATCGCCCGGGCCGATCCGTGGAACTGAAGGTATGGCTCGATTGGCGCCGACGGATGAAGCGGCCGCCGAAAGAGCGGCGCGCGTTCCGTTGCGGCGCTTCGGTGAAGCACGAGAGGTGGCGGACAGTGCGGTCTTCCTGTGCACCGATGCCGCTTCCTATGTCACCGGGACGATTCTGAACTGCGACGGCGGCGCCGGACTGGGCGATTCAAGCAACAAGAACCTGGTCGCATGA
- a CDS encoding Enoyl-CoA hydratase: protein MREYVHLLVREEGAALWVTMNRPDQLNALNPVLLEELRSLFSELYWRRDVRVVVLAGAGRAFCAGLDLKERRAGGFSNTGTHLDYQRGISEIVVAMRRCPQPIVALINGAACGGGFSLALASDVRIGTPSTRMNAAFIRIGLSACDMGVSYFLPRMVGSSIAAEFMLTGRFMDAQRARELGLFSQIVEPDVLEDEARAFVKDMLNATPLGLRLTKEALNCAVDAQGLEAVIAMEDRNQVLCARDDNYKEGIASFLENRPPNYS, encoded by the coding sequence ATGAGGGAGTATGTACACCTGCTCGTTCGCGAAGAGGGGGCCGCGCTATGGGTCACAATGAATCGTCCCGATCAATTGAACGCACTCAATCCGGTGCTTCTTGAGGAACTTCGCTCGCTCTTTTCAGAGCTCTACTGGCGCCGCGATGTTCGGGTAGTGGTGTTGGCCGGCGCTGGGCGGGCATTTTGCGCAGGTCTCGACCTCAAGGAGCGCAGAGCGGGCGGATTCAGCAACACCGGTACACATCTGGATTATCAACGCGGCATTTCCGAAATTGTCGTGGCGATGCGGCGCTGTCCCCAGCCAATTGTCGCGCTTATTAATGGCGCTGCGTGCGGAGGTGGCTTTTCATTGGCGCTCGCGTCAGACGTGCGCATCGGCACACCGTCGACCCGAATGAACGCAGCATTCATCCGCATCGGTCTTAGCGCCTGTGATATGGGTGTCTCCTACTTTCTTCCTCGAATGGTTGGCTCTTCCATTGCTGCCGAGTTCATGTTGACCGGCCGCTTCATGGACGCCCAGCGGGCGCGGGAACTTGGTTTGTTCAGCCAGATTGTGGAGCCGGACGTCCTCGAGGACGAGGCGCGTGCTTTTGTTAAAGACATGCTGAATGCCACGCCATTGGGGCTGCGTCTGACGAAAGAGGCTCTTAATTGCGCGGTCGACGCGCAAGGTCTGGAAGCGGTGATAGCTATGGAGGACCGCAACCAGGTGCTCTGCGCGCGCGACGATAACTACAAAGAGGGCATCGCGTCCTTTCTAGAGAATCGTCCACCAAACTATTCGTAG
- a CDS encoding acyl-CoA dehydrogenase, translated as MDFSDTPAEADFRRRAREWIDANAPNHLDAELLKASFGHSGVTSEDPILASKAWQKRKSEGGFACLQWPKEYGGAGLGPIERVIWNQEEGIYIALSRLFNIGHGMCGPTMIAWANEDHKRRLLPPLASGEQIWCQLFSEPTAGSDLAGLRTKAERAPDGTGDWVVNGQKVWTSGAHYADYGLLLIRTDSNVAKHKGLTMFFVDMRSAGIEVRPIKQVSGKSDFNEVYFTDVRIPDTQRLGAVGQGWEVSLTTLMNERLSIGSGMPTGFPELFSYCMSAQLDGRPAIDNPMVRARLANFATRANGLKYTAMRSITALSKGQLPGPENSIGKLVAGTTMQELAMFALDLQGRTGLVTDADETVSDGRFQAMLMRSPGTRIEGGTDEILRNIIAERVLGLPSEIRVDKSIPFCEIPTGGHRN; from the coding sequence ATGGATTTCAGCGACACCCCAGCAGAAGCGGACTTTCGACGGCGTGCGCGGGAATGGATCGACGCGAACGCACCGAACCATCTCGATGCAGAACTGCTCAAGGCGAGCTTTGGACACAGCGGCGTCACGAGCGAGGACCCGATTCTGGCTTCGAAAGCCTGGCAGAAGAGGAAGTCCGAAGGTGGCTTTGCCTGTCTTCAATGGCCGAAGGAGTATGGCGGCGCAGGGCTCGGGCCCATCGAACGCGTAATCTGGAATCAGGAAGAAGGGATCTACATTGCGCTTAGCCGGCTATTCAACATTGGCCACGGCATGTGCGGACCGACGATGATCGCCTGGGCCAACGAGGACCATAAACGACGCCTGCTACCGCCGCTCGCCTCGGGTGAGCAAATCTGGTGTCAGCTGTTCTCCGAGCCGACGGCGGGGTCGGACCTTGCGGGGTTGAGGACGAAGGCGGAACGGGCGCCGGATGGGACCGGCGATTGGGTCGTCAATGGGCAGAAAGTATGGACTAGTGGCGCGCACTATGCGGACTACGGCCTGTTGCTGATTCGCACTGATTCAAACGTGGCCAAGCATAAGGGGCTGACCATGTTCTTCGTGGACATGCGGTCGGCCGGTATCGAAGTGCGCCCCATCAAGCAGGTGAGTGGCAAGTCGGATTTTAACGAAGTTTATTTTACCGACGTCCGGATTCCCGACACCCAGCGCCTGGGTGCGGTGGGCCAGGGTTGGGAAGTCTCGCTCACGACGCTCATGAATGAAAGATTGTCGATTGGTTCGGGAATGCCCACCGGCTTTCCCGAACTGTTCTCGTACTGCATGAGTGCTCAACTTGACGGGCGTCCAGCAATCGACAACCCGATGGTTAGAGCGCGGCTTGCGAACTTTGCGACGCGAGCGAACGGTCTGAAATATACGGCGATGCGATCCATCACCGCCTTGTCCAAAGGGCAATTGCCAGGGCCCGAGAACTCCATTGGCAAGTTGGTTGCCGGGACGACGATGCAGGAACTCGCAATGTTTGCCCTCGATTTGCAGGGGCGAACGGGCCTGGTGACCGATGCGGACGAAACGGTGTCGGACGGACGCTTCCAGGCAATGCTCATGCGCTCTCCGGGGACTCGAATCGAGGGTGGAACGGACGAAATCCTGCGCAACATCATCGCGGAACGCGTTCTTGGGCTACCGAGCGAGATCCGCGTGGATAAGTCGATTCCTTTTTGCGAGATCCCGACCGGTGGACACCGCAACTGA
- a CDS encoding NAD(P)-dependent dehydrogenase, short-chain alcohol dehydrogenase family, which yields MSLPPINFSIDLSGQTAFVTGASSGLGRRFAQVLASCGARVALAARRLERLEELASDIRSAGGEAVAVQLDVTDATQLVDAVGEAEKALGPVSILVNNAGIPDATRATKMSVELIDRVLATNVRAPYILSCEVARRLMAAKLPGRIVNISSMTAFDYGGNGAALYSISKAAVVRMTEALAVEWAKFGINVNAIAPGMFESEMMGDMLQRVGEVTEGFPRRRMGDPRQLDSTLLYFVSPSSDFVTGTFLKVDDGQHPR from the coding sequence ATGAGCTTGCCGCCAATCAACTTTTCAATTGATCTTTCCGGGCAGACCGCGTTTGTTACCGGCGCATCGTCGGGCCTGGGGCGTCGTTTCGCCCAGGTTCTCGCGAGTTGCGGCGCGCGCGTCGCACTGGCAGCCAGAAGGCTTGAACGACTGGAGGAGCTGGCGAGCGACATCCGAAGTGCCGGGGGGGAGGCAGTGGCCGTCCAGCTTGATGTCACAGATGCCACCCAGCTGGTTGATGCAGTGGGCGAGGCCGAGAAGGCACTTGGTCCAGTATCGATACTCGTCAACAATGCGGGCATTCCGGACGCAACTCGTGCGACCAAGATGTCGGTGGAATTAATCGATCGAGTGCTCGCTACGAATGTGCGCGCTCCCTACATCCTTTCCTGCGAAGTTGCGCGCAGGTTGATGGCCGCAAAGCTTCCTGGCCGGATTGTCAACATCTCTTCAATGACTGCCTTTGACTATGGCGGGAACGGCGCCGCGCTGTATTCAATCAGCAAGGCAGCAGTGGTAAGAATGACGGAGGCGTTGGCGGTCGAATGGGCAAAGTTCGGTATCAACGTGAATGCCATTGCGCCTGGTATGTTTGAGTCGGAAATGATGGGTGACATGCTACAGCGAGTTGGCGAAGTGACAGAAGGATTTCCGCGTCGTCGGATGGGCGACCCTCGGCAGCTTGACAGTACGTTGCTGTACTTCGTATCACCATCGTCCGATTTCGTAACCGGCACATTTTTGAAGGTTGACGACGGCCAGCATCCGCGTTGA
- a CDS encoding acyl-CoA dehydrogenase: MRWSSLILNQICSLAGMDAMSESRSPWITDDLAIFQDAIRKFISRELLPNEERWCSQHHVDREAWLKAGEVGMLCASIPEEYGGGGGTFAHEAIIMFEQSKALASSLGNSVHSGIVAHYILRYGTETQKQRWLPKMATGEMIGAIAMSEPGAGSDLKSIKTRAVRDGDHYVINGSKTFISNGLNADLVCVVAKTDPELGAKGVSIVVVETADLPGFRRGRVLEKIGLKGQDTTELFFDDVRVSTENLLGTEEGKGFYQLMQQLPQERMIIAIASLAAIERALEETIAYVRQRKVFGAELISLQNTRFKLAECKTNATIARAFVDNCMEKVLNGDLDPETAAMAKWWCTQRSCEIIDECLQLHGGYGYMAEYPIAKLYLNARVGKIYGGSNEIMKELIARTL, translated from the coding sequence ATGCGGTGGTCGTCCCTCATTTTGAACCAAATCTGCAGTTTAGCTGGGATGGATGCTATGTCGGAAAGTCGAAGCCCGTGGATCACGGATGATCTTGCAATCTTCCAGGATGCGATCCGAAAATTTATTTCACGCGAACTCCTGCCGAATGAAGAGCGCTGGTGCAGTCAGCACCACGTCGATCGAGAAGCATGGCTTAAAGCCGGCGAAGTTGGCATGTTATGCGCAAGCATTCCCGAGGAATATGGGGGAGGCGGAGGAACGTTTGCTCATGAAGCGATTATCATGTTCGAGCAATCGAAGGCGTTGGCGAGCAGCCTCGGTAACAGTGTGCATAGCGGCATCGTCGCGCACTATATCTTGAGGTACGGGACGGAAACACAAAAGCAACGGTGGCTTCCCAAGATGGCCACGGGGGAGATGATCGGCGCCATCGCGATGTCGGAACCCGGCGCGGGGTCCGATTTGAAGTCGATCAAGACAAGGGCTGTCCGTGACGGAGATCACTACGTGATCAATGGCTCGAAAACGTTTATCTCAAACGGTCTGAACGCGGATCTTGTTTGCGTCGTCGCCAAGACGGATCCGGAGCTGGGGGCAAAAGGCGTCTCGATTGTCGTCGTCGAAACCGCGGATTTGCCGGGCTTTCGTCGGGGGCGCGTACTGGAGAAAATCGGTCTGAAAGGACAGGACACGACGGAACTGTTCTTCGACGATGTACGAGTTTCGACCGAGAACTTGCTAGGCACCGAAGAGGGCAAAGGCTTCTACCAGCTCATGCAGCAATTGCCGCAAGAGCGGATGATCATTGCGATAGCCTCATTGGCGGCGATTGAGCGGGCGCTTGAGGAAACGATCGCCTACGTGCGTCAGCGTAAGGTGTTTGGTGCGGAGCTTATCAGCTTGCAAAATACGCGCTTCAAGTTGGCGGAGTGCAAGACGAACGCGACCATTGCGCGCGCGTTTGTCGACAACTGTATGGAAAAAGTGCTGAATGGCGACCTCGATCCGGAGACGGCCGCCATGGCGAAATGGTGGTGCACCCAGAGAAGCTGCGAAATCATTGACGAGTGCCTGCAACTGCATGGTGGATACGGTTACATGGCCGAATATCCGATCGCGAAGCTCTATCTCAATGCAAGAGTCGGTAAGATTTACGGTGGCTCGAATGAAATCATGAAAGAGTTGATCGCTCGAACGTTGTAG
- a CDS encoding acyl-CoA dehydrogenase: MIRDNETLTLLVDSLSRFVRERLVPAENEVAETDEIPADIVSEMRALGLFGLTIPEEYGGLGLTMEEEVLAAFEIAKSSPAFRSLIGTNNGIGSQGLIIDGTDEQKRHYLPKLASGELIASFALTEPGSGSDAASLRTTAVRDGDHYVINGTKRFITNAPEAGIYTVMARTNPDIKGSGGISAFIVEKGTPGLSLGKIDKKMGQKGAHTCDVIFENCRVPAASIIGGNEGVGFKTAMKVLDKGRLHIAAICAGAAERMLDDALRYAMERKQFGQPIAEFQLVQAMLADSRAEIYAARSMVLDAARRRDNKQDVSTEASCCKLFASEMCGRVADRAVQIHGGAGYVSEYAVERFYRDVRLFRIYEGTTQIQQLVIARNMVRDATR, from the coding sequence ATGATTCGCGATAACGAAACACTCACACTACTTGTCGATTCGCTGTCGCGCTTTGTACGCGAGCGGCTCGTTCCCGCCGAAAATGAGGTCGCTGAAACGGATGAGATTCCCGCCGACATCGTCAGCGAGATGCGCGCGCTCGGCCTGTTTGGTTTGACGATTCCCGAGGAATACGGTGGCCTTGGCCTCACGATGGAAGAAGAAGTCCTCGCCGCATTCGAGATCGCGAAGAGCTCGCCCGCATTCCGCTCGCTGATCGGCACGAACAACGGCATCGGATCGCAGGGCCTCATCATCGACGGCACCGACGAGCAGAAGCGCCACTATCTGCCGAAGCTCGCCTCGGGCGAACTGATCGCATCGTTTGCGCTGACGGAGCCGGGCTCGGGTTCGGATGCTGCGTCGCTGCGCACGACTGCCGTGCGCGATGGAGATCACTACGTGATCAATGGCACCAAGCGCTTCATTACCAATGCACCGGAAGCCGGCATCTACACGGTGATGGCGCGCACGAATCCGGACATCAAGGGCTCGGGCGGGATTTCGGCGTTCATCGTCGAAAAGGGCACGCCCGGTCTGTCGCTCGGCAAGATAGACAAGAAGATGGGGCAGAAAGGCGCGCATACCTGCGATGTAATCTTCGAGAACTGCCGCGTGCCTGCTGCGAGCATCATCGGCGGCAACGAGGGCGTCGGCTTCAAGACGGCAATGAAGGTGCTCGACAAAGGCCGTCTGCATATTGCGGCGATCTGCGCCGGCGCGGCGGAGCGGATGCTTGACGATGCACTTCGCTACGCAATGGAGCGCAAGCAGTTCGGTCAGCCGATTGCCGAATTCCAACTGGTCCAGGCGATGCTCGCGGACAGCCGCGCGGAAATTTACGCCGCGCGTTCGATGGTGCTCGATGCCGCTCGACGCCGCGACAACAAGCAGGATGTGTCGACGGAAGCGTCGTGCTGCAAGCTGTTCGCGTCGGAGATGTGCGGCCGCGTCGCAGATCGTGCGGTGCAGATTCACGGCGGCGCGGGCTATGTGTCCGAGTATGCTGTCGAACGTTTCTATCGCGACGTGCGCCTGTTCCGCATCTACGAAGGCACGACACAGATCCAGCAACTTGTGATTGCGCGCAATATGGTGCGCGACGCTACGCGGTAG
- a CDS encoding transposase: MTSKAKRAQYTLEFKLEAVRLVKAGQSMAAVAATLGVVEQTLYNWVKADREGKLAGVGAKPVSPEQMELARLRAEVARLKMERDILKKAAAYFAKESM, translated from the coding sequence ATGACAAGCAAGGCAAAGCGAGCGCAGTACACACTCGAGTTCAAGCTGGAAGCTGTGCGGCTGGTCAAGGCCGGGCAAAGCATGGCGGCGGTGGCGGCGACACTGGGTGTGGTTGAACAGACGCTATACAACTGGGTAAAGGCTGACCGGGAAGGCAAGCTGGCAGGGGTTGGCGCAAAGCCGGTGAGTCCGGAACAGATGGAACTGGCACGGCTGCGTGCCGAAGTGGCTCGCCTGAAGATGGAGCGGGATATTTTAAAAAAAGCGGCCGCGTACTTCGCCAAGGAGTCGATGTGA
- a CDS encoding NAD(P)-dependent dehydrogenase, short-chain alcohol dehydrogenase family, with protein sequence MKITETAVVTGGASGLGRATAERLVQAGAKVVIVDLPGTNGAEVATEIGAVAFVEADVTSESQMEAAFAAAEVFGPVRATVHCAGRGGALRTLDKDGRPGSLETYAAIVATNLVGSFNVLRLAAASMAKADPIEGERGVIVLTASVAAYEGQIGQIPYASAKAGIVGMTLVAARDLANRAIRVCSIAPGIFDTPMLARVAPQVREALGQSVPHPARLGRPEEYALLAEHIIVNSMLNGETIRLDGALRMAPR encoded by the coding sequence ATGAAGATTACGGAGACTGCCGTCGTCACCGGCGGAGCCTCGGGACTCGGTCGGGCTACGGCCGAGCGTCTTGTTCAGGCTGGTGCAAAGGTGGTAATCGTCGATTTACCAGGGACGAATGGGGCAGAGGTCGCGACGGAAATCGGAGCGGTGGCATTCGTGGAAGCCGACGTCACGTCTGAGAGTCAGATGGAAGCTGCGTTCGCAGCCGCAGAGGTGTTTGGACCGGTCCGGGCGACGGTTCACTGTGCGGGTCGTGGTGGAGCGTTGCGGACGCTTGATAAGGACGGGCGACCGGGATCACTCGAGACGTATGCGGCTATCGTAGCGACAAATCTCGTCGGCAGCTTCAATGTATTGCGTCTTGCCGCGGCCAGCATGGCAAAGGCGGATCCAATCGAAGGAGAACGAGGCGTAATTGTTCTAACGGCGTCGGTGGCGGCGTACGAAGGGCAAATTGGCCAGATCCCCTATGCGTCCGCAAAGGCTGGCATCGTTGGCATGACGCTCGTTGCGGCACGCGACCTGGCGAACCGGGCGATTCGCGTATGCAGTATTGCCCCCGGGATCTTCGATACACCAATGCTGGCACGCGTGGCTCCCCAGGTACGGGAAGCCCTTGGGCAATCCGTCCCGCACCCTGCGCGATTAGGTCGTCCCGAAGAGTACGCATTGCTCGCTGAACATATCATCGTTAATTCAATGCTGAATGGTGAAACTATTCGCCTGGACGGCGCCCTTCGAATGGCGCCACGTTAG